The Heteronotia binoei isolate CCM8104 ecotype False Entrance Well chromosome 6, APGP_CSIRO_Hbin_v1, whole genome shotgun sequence genomic sequence tcagccttccatccttccgaggtcggtaaaatgagtacccagcttactggtgggaaagtgtagatgaatggggaaggcaatggcaaaccacactgcaaaaagtctgccgtgaaacatcgtgatgtgatgtcaccccagagtcggaaacgactggtgcttgcacaggggactatctttacctttttttagggttggaaaatacctggagactttgggggcggatccagaagagggaggggtctcagcatggtacactgTCCTTAAAGGtaaacccttcaaagcagccattttcttcaggggagctgatctctgccagctggagctcagttataaaagtgggagatctgcaggctccacctggaggctggcagccttaaTTTTGCAGAGTACATTGGTATCCACTATCAGCTCACACATCACATCCATATCCATGGGCTGTGTAAGATGTTGTgatttgtggtgaatttagtgtGAATCTATGTAAAAATCAAGTGAATTCAGGAGGATCCTTTTTGCAATTAAATGGTATGGTACTGACAGAAAGCTCTAGTGGATCTATTTATTGGGCATCCTGGGGACTTGGATGCGTATTTTATGGAATTCTATATAAAAACAGGGAAGACCTGTGGATCCATGTGCTGATGCCATAGCAAAGTCACAAAGCACTGAATGGTTTTCACAGTCAATCTATGGAAATGTGAGTTATGATTTAAAAAAGATTTCACCATCCCATTCTATTTATTAGTTGTTGTACACAGGTGGCCACGTTGGCCTTTTGTAGAATAGCAAGATTCTTAGAGTCCAATATTACCTTAAAAATCAACTGATGCGacgaaaggagctttgactctcaaaagcttctaccctaGAATTCTTGTTGCTCATTTTTAAATTGGGTCGACCGCCGATCTATATGATAATCGTGCTTTGGAGCCATGCTTTCGTGCCATATTTACGCCTGGGAAGTACTGACACGACTGACTAACGAACCAGGGTTGTTATTTTAGCTGCAGTACGCTACCACAGCTGCCCCTCTGGAATTTTTATCGAGTCTCTAAAGTAAAAGGCTAGGAAACCTCGACGACTTTGCCTCTGCTGCCATGGCGACGTATTACAAACCCCGCCCATTCCTTCCCCCTTTTCAGCGGACGGAAGGGCTGACAAAACTACAATTCCCACAACTCCTTACGTCAAGAGACAGCCGGCATATAAATGAACCGAAGTGACTGTCCAAAAGTGTCGCGTTAGGCAGGGCAATTTTACGGCAGAGAGCTTTATCGCTTCCGGTGGGCGCACTCAGAAGCTTGGGGCTGTTTTCGTTCTCGCTAGTTCGGAGACGTGACGGCTGCCGCTTTGCGATGCCAAGCAATCCATTGTGACAGTTCTCTCCGTCCCCCGCTCTCCGTCTCCCTCCCCGCCCGGGCCGAGCGGGCCCTCCCCGGCCTGTCGGGATGGAGGAGGAGAGCATGGAGGaggagggcggcggcggcggcggcagcatcagtagcagcagcagcagctacgAGGCCTTAATGGACGACCAAAACCACAACAACTGGGAAGCGGCGGAAGCAGCGGGAGGGGGAAGGGGCAGTTACGGCCACCAACCGCTGCGGCCTTCCTCGCCCTCCGCGGTGGAGTCCCGCGGCGAATGCGCTCACGGCGGGGCCCTGGACCCGCAGGAGGACTTCGAGATGCAGATGTTGTCCGAGCCTGCCTTTGGCCAAGGGAGGGGCTGCGAGAGGGCGCCGGGGAAAGGAGACGCCGCCGCCACCGTCGGGATCAACATCAACATCAACCCCTCCGCCTCCAAGTTCTGTGAGTGACCCCTTGGCTGCCCctcttctcaccccccccccactccagtccGAGACGGCCTTCAGCGCGttatctccccaccccacccgccGCACTCGTTTTATttgggggtactttgaggagcgAATGCAGAACCCTGAACTGCTTTTAGCTCACCTACCTACCTGCCAGGGCCTCTAGTAAATTTTGTTGCTGCAACCTCCGTTTTCATCTTGCATAAGTGTTGGTTGTCAAACTTTGGTGGGGAGTTACTTTCTGTGTGTTTTGTCTGGAAGCTTCCTACTAATGCAGgcaaagggcagggctttttttgtagaaaaagcccagcaggaacacatttgcatattagaccacacccctgatgtcaccattgcttcacacagggcttattgtagaaaaagcccagcaggaacttacttgcatattaggccacacaccccaacaccaagccagccggaactgcattcctgctaaaaaaaccaaaccaaaacaaaaaatctGTGCAAGGGGTTGAGTTTTGAACTCATTAATGTGTACTATGTATGTTGGTTACTGTCTCTTAAGGTTATATGTGTAACTCCTGCAGAGCACTATATAGGGACATATTGAGAAGTAAAGAATTGTAAGAAGAAAAAGTTCCAGATGGGAAGCCTTGATAAGCTTTTACATCAAACTCAAAGGGAATCCCTTGATCCTTTAAAAGCTAATAGACTTATCACATAGCCCTGTACAGATGTACGGTTACACTAGTAGAATGGCATACACTTCTGTGACTTAGAGCCCATTTAATTAGATCTATGAATAGTGTACTTGGTTGGCAGATATATGGGTATGTGAGAAGAAAAggctaaatgtgtgtgtgtcaaaaAGGCAACAAAATGGAAGAGGTACGGTCTGTGATGAAGAAGTTGAAAAGTAGATTTTTATACTCTACGTTAAGGTGTCTCAAAATGATTTACAGTCCTATTCCTTTTCTTggcccacaacaggcaccttgtgtggtaggtgggctgagagaattTTGAGAGACCTGTAACTGGCCCATGGCCACCCagtggctttatgtggaggagctGGGAATCAATTCTGGTTCTCTGTATTAGGATCTGCGACTCTTAACTACTGTGCCACTCTGGCTCTCCACACTGTTcagcctttctttgtaaaaagttTTAAGTTTGTCTTACATTTAAGTGTAGTGCCCATTCCCAGCAGTATTAATAGGTGCTAATGTATACTTATAACACAATCCAACCCTAAATATACAGCTTTAAATTATTCTTCAACATTCCACTAATGCGCACTGGTCAGTGCCAATTAAGTTTTGTTACCCTGGTGAGTCAGGGTGAGCCTCTTTGGCTGGTAACCTGGACGCAGGCACTTGGTGGGGGTAATGAAGAGAAAAAATTGGGGTCTGTACATGAAATGTGACTTCAGTCTCTCTTTCATAACTGGGATGGGACGGCAAGAGAACTCTCTCTTTTCTCCTGCCCTTATTTGGACATATAGGTAACTTCAGTTCATCTTTAATTTCCCCATTTTTCTGTGCTAGAAAACAAGGATCTTTCCACCATCATAGGTCTTCCAGTCCTTTTGAACATgttgagaggaaggggaaggacggATCTCATTTCCTATAATCTGAGGTTTCCACCATGCTCTACCCTTTTCTTGCCTGTCCTGGTGTTTGATTCACACTTTCCTAGTTCTTATTTTAGTTTTTCTTCTGGATTATTGTTTTCTTTTCCTCCATCCCCAATTTTGTCTAATTGTCCAAAACATTTGCTTCCTTTCTGGTTGGAGAGCCCAGTGTTCTGTCCCCATCAAGACATTCTGAAATATTTTCTTCCTTCCAAGCACTGAAATGAGGGAAGTTCCTCTTCTTGACCAAAAAAGGTTTTAAGGGGAGGGGGTTACTTTTAAGGGGAGAGGGTTACTGGAAGTTGATTCTGtttactgcagggcttttttttgggggggggggggggagatgtgttTTCCCTGTATAGTAAAATACTTCCCTCCATCCCTCTGCTAATACAGTAGataatgtttatttttaaaatgatcttTTAATGGATAATATTGTGATGCGCTTGGGTTTTGAAGCTTGCTAGGAGATAATAATGGTTGCCTACGAAGGCCAGCTACAATGTATAATATACATACAGCTCTTGCATTTTATTGCCTCAGGCATTTATTTTTTCTCTATTCCTGTGTGAAAGAGAGAATTAAATCTGCCATCAGAGACATACTTTGTGTTCAGTGAAATGAGCTGTAATCCATGAAAGCCTGTGTCACAATGAATCTGTCTTTAGGCGGCTTCCATGAGATTTAAAAAATCTAATGTATAGTTGTTTAGTCTGTCTGTCCTTCTAAAGCACCTTGCTAGCGATCACCTTTTAAGAGAGTTCTATTATAAAGTCTTTAGATAGTGTTAAGTTCTCATTGCTGCTTTAAGTACAATTGGGCATGCATATCTTCTGATCTTGGTGTTAATTGCATTTGAATCCATTTAATAGCGAtgatagagccccgtggcacaaagtggtaaaactgcagtactgcagtcagaactctctgctcacgacctgagttcaatcccagcggaagctggttcaggtagccggctcaggttgattcagccttccatccttctgaggtcggtaaaatgagtacccagcttgctggggaggaagtgtagatgactggggaaggcaatggcaaaccaccccgtaaaaagtctgccgtgaaaacgttgtgaaagcaatgtcacctcagagttggaaacgactggtacttgcacaggtgactacctttaccattttaatAGCAATGGTGGCCCTCTTACAGGACAAGAGACAAAGTTACATCTTCTGCTTGTATTCTTCTGCTTATGAGAGGAAAGCAGAAGAGTAATGGGCAGATCTCAGAGTTTTTCTGATGTCTAGGGAAGAGAATGAAGCAAGTTACAAATCTGGCTTCTCAGAGCTTCTGAAAAGCCTTTGCTTCAGCGCATTGCTTTGTAATAGGAGAGGTAAAGATTATTAATATGAGGGAAATTATGTTGAGGGAGTGATAAGATCTATTTGTTATACATCCAAAGTTGTCTGCTGTCTAAAGTGTTATAACAGATATCAGACTTCAGTGAAACTACTTGGGAGTAAGTGATTTGAAGGTACAATTACTTCGTTCTAGAATGATATTGTTGAATACATAAGTGCAtgcctaatttttttttgtcaagcagaaaaaaggactttttaaaatttgCAGCTAACACACTTCAtttacaagcaaaattgaacCTCTGGTCTGTGATTAAGGGGCCAGTCTGCTGTTGAAGTTTCTTTTGTGCAAACTTCTCATatttgtatttacttcatttataccccacttttctcccaacaTGACTTAAagccttttctccttctccttacaacattttatcatcacaacaaatATTATGAGTTAGGTtaggtgtgtgactggcccaaggtcacccagcaggcttccatggcagattgggggattcaaacctggttttcctagATCCCAGCCTGACAGTTTGAGAACCACTATACCTGACTACTTGTCTGAAACCTCACTGCAGCaagatatataaatattttacttAGATCAGGAAACAGCTTGTCAACACTTTTCACATCTGTAAGTGTATGGTTGAGGCTGTATCTGTATTTTACTGCTGTACATCAATACTTCATTTAATTGGGTTCTCAGTGCAATAAAACAATGTTTCTTTTCTCTTGTAGTAATGAATGTTATAACAATAGAAGATTATAGGAGCACATATTGGCCAAAGTTGGATAGTGCCATAGATCAACTTTTAACTCAGAGTCCTGGTGACTACATCCCCATCTCCTATGAGCAAATATACAGGTGAGGAACTGTTTGAATAGTTCTGTTATGGATGGCTGTATTTAGTCTTCCATTTGTAATATTCTTAGGCACGGATATTCTGGCATTGGATCATAGTGCTTGAGTAGCAATATCTCTGGGAATTTTAAACGCCTTCATGTACTTGGTAGTATGGGCAACTGACTTCAAGTAAACTATAGTCTTATTGTAGTCTTGTAGCGTACATTAACAGCAAAAGAGGATTTTAAGCAAGAATAAGCCTTTTTCTGTTGGAGTATAGTACATATCATGCTTTGTAGATAATCAGACCATTTTTGAGACTGTTGTGGAGCCTCAACCAAACACAGCGTTCCAAGGTTTGCTGTTATATTTAGTGAAGCCACAGTTGAAGGAAGGTCTTCTGATCCAACATCATGACCAAAAGTAACTCCACTGAATGGAATGAATATGTACTGGTTAGTCATGGAGGGTGTATTTGTGGTGCTTCTAATATTTTAAACCAGATCCCCTAAGAAGCTGTCAGTTTAAAAGTCTGATTTGTATACGATTAATTtcatgtaatatatatatattctagatttctccccctctcccaaacTTTTTTATTGGGCAGCTCCCCAGTTGAGAGTGATAATGGGCATAACTGTTTTCATGACATATGCTCAAAACCTCCATGTTAATTATGTGAATTTAAGCAGATTTAGCTATGGATTTTGTTACCTGCAGAACCTTTTTAAACTATCTGCTGGTATGTCTTCAGCATTAACACATGAAGTTGGAGATTGACTTCCAGACTTGTGTTGTAAATAGGTGCACTCTGTTACTTGCAGTGATTCTCCCATTGAGTAGTGAAAaggctagagcagggatggccaaactgcgactcgggAGGCACATGTGGTTCTCAAAGACCCCATTGCCCCGTTGGCTAGcttggaagaaggcatttgtctttttaaatgcattcttcaagccgctggctggcttggaaaaatgatttaaagttgctttctttccacctctccctccccatctattttccttctcttcaacatctgatgtttgtgtcttgcagctctcaaacatctcatgtttattctatgtggctgttatatTAAGCAAGTAATATTATATTATAATATTATATTAAGCCACTCCTTGCTAGAGTTAGAAGGCTGTTGGGTCACTTTCAGTTTCTTATATGTCTTTTATATGTTTGGTTGTACTGAGAAAGCTGAGACTTAACTTACAACTGGAATAATCTGTTATTGAAATAGAAGCAAGCTTTGTTTGAAATGTCTGGTTAATACAAATGCTGATGCGTTTGATAAGTGTTGCtgagatggaagaattctacaGATATATTGTTGGGGTGACtgatatataaatttttaaataaataagtgtatTTGAAACTTTTCTCTATTTCCTTTGCTCAGATCAGTTAAGCCCggtaaatgcataaaaatacaatttGATAATCCATAAATAAAAAATGTTGGGAGAAAGGGCCAAGTACCATTTGAATGGAATGAGAATGCAGGAGGAAAACATCTGTAGGTCTTGCTGGATAGATATGCTGTTTTATAGAGGAATTGACAAGCTAGATCTTAGTCTCTTTGAGTCTAATACAAAATACAATATTTATGTGAACATATACTgtggcattgggggtggaggcttAGCATCTATATTAAACCCTCAACTAGTTGGCTTGGAAACATTATAAAATACTGTTCCCCTGGAGGATCCCATGTGCAGAAGATTAGAATTCATGTTACTAGTTCTGTTCCTAGATTATCTCTGTTTTGCTCTTTATTAAGAAGAGATGAAAATCTGCTGTGGCTAGTAGGTTACACATCTTCTGGTAGTTGCTGTAGGTGCAAAGTGTTTTACAATGCCTCTCATGGCACTTTGTAACCATTTTATGAGGTAGAAGTTGAAGATGCCGAGAGATCATTCAAAACCACCAAGCTTTCTTTATTGCTGAGCTAGATGCTTGAACCTGAGTGTCTCATATTCAAAGCCAACATGCTGTCTAGTGCACTATATACTGCCTCCCATATGACCTCCTCTGATTCTCTTTACACTTTCCTAAGTGAGGAGAACAGAGAAGGTAAGCTTCTCTTGGATTGTGCCACATAATTACAGGAACTATAATACatctatttcctctttctttggTGCACTGGAAATCCTTGTTTGGTGGCAGAAGAGAGATATTGTACCTGTGTACAGAACAAAAGGCAGTTGTGAACAGGTCCTGTTGAATTGAATGTGATTATTCCATTAATTAGTATTGGTTATAATGAAATCTTCTGGATGTGTGGCTTATGTATAACAACTTCCAGTGATACTTGTGCTATCCAGAAAGTCACACTGAACAATAATAAAGTTAGTTTTAAAACTTAACTGCTTTGTTCTGGTACTGATGGTGCTACTTCTCTATTTGAATTTCTTGCTTAAATGTCATTTTTTGAATAACTGGCTTTGTAGATAATTGCAAAATATGTTGGGTAAGtgtaagtttaaaaaaatgagttTGCCATTAGTTTCTAATTAACTGtaaaaactgcatttattttaatTTGGTCCAGTATAATTCTTGCCTATAGGTAGTTAAGGGGGAGGTTGATAgataatattttgtttttgaaatggATTTAAAATGCTGAAATATGTGACAAAAATGATTATGCTAGATCTTTTAAACAGTTTTTATTCAGTTTGCCTATGCCTTAGTCTCTTACCTCTTGAACCTGATCAAATTGCTATGACTTGTAATACAGTGTAGCTGAAGACTgtcatttttgtatttttttttaatttttcaccATCTTAAATTTAGTTGATGGCAGTCTTGGAATGTTTATAGGCTTGTGTGGGGACTTACCTTCCACTGATATTTGTCCAGGAAGGGATATGGCCCATATTGCATTCTGCAATTTACTCATGTTTGCATTCCACTTCTAGTTTTTGGTTTTGGGTAAAGCCTTGTATCTCCTTAGAGGGGTGTAGGAGGCGTATAAAGATATCTGGAAAATGGAGACAAAAGTGCTAGTCTGGATATGCCCTTAGAGTGCCTTTAAAAAATTGCCTTCTTCAGTTTGCATATCTGGTGGAACTGACGTGGAGGAGGGCATTCACAAACCAGACATCAGCAATGCAAATGTCTCTGCTGGTCATTAAATCTATTAACAGTAAGTCCAAAATGGAGGGGAGGTGGCAAACACCTTTCCaaaattattcatttatttaaaaattatattctgCTTTCTCTGGGCTCAAGGGAACTAATAACACATAGTGAACACACCCAGTGACAGTAAAATTCCTCCCTAACTAGTGAATTCCTCCCCAGCCTAGTGAAATGCCTACAACTTACAGTTCCTTAAAAGGCCTGGTGAATAAAACAGCTTATATCACCTTTGAAAAATTCCTAaggaggagccccccccccccccccgtttccaaGAATGGGTCCCCCTCTTCTTAGGAGCCCATTCCATAAAGTGAGAGCAGCCACAGAATGACCATAGATACTTGTCAGTGCTTAACTGGGCTGCTTTTAATGATGGAACAAACACAGGAAATAAACTGGACATTGTAGCCAGCATGCAGGAACATTTGTATGGTGAGAGATGTTCTTTGAAGTATGGGGTTCCTGGGCTGTGAAGGGCTTTAAAAATCATACACAGCACTTTGAGGTGATCTTGGAAATAAACTGGCAGTGTGAAACTATTTTTAAATGGGCAAAATGTATTTCTGACAAACACTTCCTAGCAATTATCATGCCACTACATTTTGAACTAAATGTagttctgcattttttttctagGGCACTCAAAGCTAGAGTACTTTATGGTAGTCCCACAGTTAAGTCACAAAAGCATGGGTTAGCCTGTCTAGGAAGTGAGAGGGAGCTTGTGATCCAGATGCAGCAGGTAAAAGGCTCTCTTAGGTACCCCCACCAACCTGAGCACTAAGCTCTTGACCTGCTCTGCAAAAGTCAATTCCATTCTATTAAGTACTCATGGATTCAAGCCCTCCCAATCCATCAGCCTTTcctctgtcttgtctggattcagcttAATCTGCCTTCACTAGTAAATATAGCCTCACAGTGCTGGTTCAGAGCAAGGATGGACACATCTGGAGGGTTAGGTCATGTAGAACTGGGTGTAATCTTCACACTGATGACATCCAACCCAAAACTTTGGATGATCTTACTCTACAGCCTCATGCAAATATTGAAGAGCCATGAGGCATCCCACAACACAGGACTCATCTAATTGATTCTGCTCCCATTCCTTAATTAATGAAGTTAACGCCACAGTATTCTGGGCTTGTGACTACCATGGTAGGGAAAACTGTTAACTGCAGGTTAGTGTAACTTCATAAAATTTAGTATTGCCTTGATATACTGAGCAGTTAATAAGATAAATTCAGTGTTGTGCTTGAAGGGATCAATCTAGTTAGTGAGAACATGAATACAGAATTCCTTTTCAAGATAGTGTTAAGCAATGGATGACTGTAGCTATAGTTATTAAGCGTTATTCACATTATAAACCAGTGAAGCAGTGGTCACTGATCTCTCAAAAGCTGTTTACTAAGACCACATTGGCCTTAACTTTTTTGAAGTATGTAAATTTGTCCATGGGGAGAATCTGTTGTCCCAATATCTCTTTACAAGGAGGTTTGTGTTTAGAATGAATGTTGCTGAAATCGCCAATTAATATTTTTGAAGTCAGATTTCTGCTGGCTTAACTCTTGTTTTCCCCCATGCTCCAAACTGTTTTGAATTCATCATTATTCCTGTATTTATTTCTGCAGTTGTGTGTATAAATGTGTGTGCCAGCAACATTCGGAACAGATGTATAGTGACCTAATAAAAAAGATAACTAACCACTTAGAGAGAGTCTCAAAGGAGCTGCAGGTAAGAAGCTGTACAATTTTGTTTTCCTGGGATTTAGCATTTTATTGGGAATAGCATACCCATGATGATCTGAAGGAATTGTTGTCACAGCTGATGGGTATCTGCAATGAATCTTCTGTATGAGGAAAAATGTAGAGCAATAACCTTTAAGTGAAGCTTCCCTTGTAAGAGTTAGGCCAGGTCATTCAAACAAACACTATTGTACACCAGAAACTGAAATGTACCTTGTAAGAGTTAAAACTTGGGCAC encodes the following:
- the CACUL1 gene encoding CDK2-associated and cullin domain-containing protein 1 isoform X3, whose amino-acid sequence is MEEESMEEEGGGGGGSISSSSSSYEALMDDQNHNNWEAAEAAGGGRGSYGHQPLRPSSPSAVESRGECAHGGALDPQEDFEMQMLSEPAFGQGRGCERAPGKGDAAATVGINININPSASKFLMNVITIEDYRSTYWPKLDSAIDQLLTQSPGDYIPISYEQIYSCVYKCVCQQHSEQMYSDLIKKITNHLERVSKELQNKFYIETKLNRDLRNDLIKLFTEHVAEKHIYSLMPLLLEAQSTPFWISPSTMANIVKGLYMLRPEWVQMAPALFSKFIPNILPPAVESELEEYAAQDQKLQQELIQEGFSRGDQSRKRPGEELTYNGSTSCANLRGCR
- the CACUL1 gene encoding CDK2-associated and cullin domain-containing protein 1 isoform X1 is translated as MEEESMEEEGGGGGGSISSSSSSYEALMDDQNHNNWEAAEAAGGGRGSYGHQPLRPSSPSAVESRGECAHGGALDPQEDFEMQMLSEPAFGQGRGCERAPGKGDAAATVGINININPSASKFLMNVITIEDYRSTYWPKLDSAIDQLLTQSPGDYIPISYEQIYSCVYKCVCQQHSEQMYSDLIKKITNHLERVSKELQASPPDLYVERFNIALGQYMGALQSIVPLFIYMNKFYIETKLNRDLRNDLIKLFTEHVAEKHIYSLMPLLLEAQSTPFWISPSTMANIVKGLYMLRPEWVQMAPALFSKFIPNILPPAVESELEEYAAQDQKLQQELIQEGFSRGDQSRKRPGEELTYNGSTSCANLRGCR
- the CACUL1 gene encoding CDK2-associated and cullin domain-containing protein 1 isoform X2, with translation MEEESMEEEGGGGGGSISSSSSSYEALMDDQNHNNWEAAEAAGGGRGSYGHQPLRPSSPSAVESRGECAHGGALDPQEDFEMQMLSEPAFGQGRGCERAPGKGDAAATVGINININPSASKFLMNVITIEDYRSTYWPKLDSAIDQLLTQSPGDYIPISYEQIYSCVYKCVCQQHSEQMYSDLIKKITNHLERVSKELQASPPDLYVERFNIALGQYMGALQSIVPLFIYMNKFYIETKLNRDLRNDLIKLFTEHVAEKHIYSLMQWVQMAPALFSKFIPNILPPAVESELEEYAAQDQKLQQELIQEGFSRGDQSRKRPGEELTYNGSTSCANLRGCR